The following coding sequences are from one Salvia hispanica cultivar TCC Black 2014 chromosome 3, UniMelb_Shisp_WGS_1.0, whole genome shotgun sequence window:
- the LOC125214283 gene encoding glutathione transferase GST 23-like, which produces MEEIPNKLRLYGTEASPYVRRVIWALKIKGIEYDFVQEDLSNKSPSLLRYNPINKTVPVLVHAGKAIAESVVILEYIEETWPDPTPLLPEHPYERAMARFWIAYGDQKQHHVFHSFLACSEEGKEKAAKDLMEMLKIVQDEALGDQKFFGGNTLSLVDLCYGWLTSLKYVERVVGVRVLEPTTLPKLHRWMQDFSEEPLVKENLPDLEAKLPELETLRKHLMSTNK; this is translated from the exons ATGGaagaaataccaaacaaactGAGGCTGTATGGAACTGAGGCAAGCCCTTATGTTCGTAGAGTAATATGGGCTCTCAAAATTAAAGGTATTGAGTATGACTTTGTCCAAGAAGATCTTTCCAACAAGAGTCCTTCCCTTCTACGCTACAATCCCATCAACAAGACGGTTCCGGTGCTCGTCCACGCCGGAAAGGCCATCGCAGAGTCGGTTGTGATACTCGAATACATCGAGGAAACATGGCCCGACCCTACACCCTTGCTCCCCGAACATCCTTACGAGAGAGCCATGGCTCGTTTCTGGATCGCCTACGGAGATCAAAAG CAACATCACGTATTTCACAGCTTCCTTGCGTGCTCGGAGGAGGGTAAAGAGAAGGCGGCGAAAGACCTGATGGAAATGTTGAAGATCGTTCAAGATGAGGCTTTAGGAGATCAAAAGTTCTTTGGTGGTAACACGCTTAGTTTGGTGGACTTGTGTTACGGTTGGCTTACCTCGTTGAAGTACGTGGAACGAGTCGTGGGCGTGCGGGTGCTGGAGCCCACGACTCTTCCAAAGCTGCACCGGTGGATGCAGGATTTCTCGGAAGAGCCTCTGGTTAAGGAGAATCTTCCAGACTTGGAGGCGAAGTTGCCAGAGCTCGAAACCTTAAGGAAGCATCTTATGTCGACAAACAAGTGA
- the LOC125214282 gene encoding protein TONNEAU 1a-like — translation MDDYTREMMDLKTLVTRTLEKKGVLAKIRAELRASVFEAIEEEDRVIEKDNGLPPALLGSCNDRAKQLHNSPSGRLLTALICEYLDWAQLNHTLKVYLPECNLPKDSWKSELRDFSSKNGYDLNRNGDSGPLLLDVLEGFLKYENLSQGRGNNRRSTNPDTDSLSNIDPRNPRRTSPASAAGGLPPLVRGLPSSQASDRRAGSSTSGYRKEEYSWRYDNDELPDDVHRASAALENLQLDRKARNLTSSWRHAGDGMSDETS, via the exons ATGGACGATTATACTCGAGAAATGATGGATTTGAAAACCCTAGTTACGCGTACTCTCGAGAAGAAAGGCGTTCTCGCCAAGATCCGT GCTGAGCTGAGAGCTAGTGTATTTGAAGCGATCGAAGAAGAGGATAGAGTAATAGAGAAAGACAATGGGCTCCCTCCCGCTCTTCTGGGTAGTTGCAACGATCGTGCAAAGCAGCTCCACAACTCTCCTTCTG GAAGACTTCTAACTGCGTTGATATGTGAATATCTAGATTGGGCTCAATTAAACCATACCTTGAAAGTTTACTTACCAGAGTGCAACTTG CCAAAGGATTCGTGGAAATCAGAATTAAGAGACTTTAGCAGCAAAAATGGATACGACCTTAATCGCAATGGAGACAGCGGACCTTTGCTTTTGGACGTTCTTGAGGGATTCTTGAAGTATGAG AATTTGTCCCAAGGAAGGGGAAACAACAGGAGATCGACTAACCCAGATACCGACTCTCTATCAAACATTGATCCTAGAAACCCGAGGAGGACTTCACCAGCATCTGCAGCTGGCGGTTTACCTCCATTAGTAAG GGGTCTTCCTTCTTCACAAGCGTCCG ATCGTCGAGCTGGGTCATCTACATCTGGCTATAGGAAAGAAGAATACAGTTGGAGATATGATAACGATGAACTCCCAGATGATGTACACCGAGCCTCAGCTGCACTAGAAAATCTGCAGTTGGATAGAAAAGCTCGAAATTTAACCAGCTCATGGAG GCATGCTGGTGATGGAATGTCGGATGAAACCAGCTGA